The following coding sequences are from one Acidobacteriota bacterium window:
- a CDS encoding XdhC family protein, whose protein sequence is MKELIEILGRYRDIRRQGEAAVLATVVRVEGSAYRGPGARMLWTPQGGATGFLSGGCLEGDVAEHAVEVAQSGEPRLVRYDMTSPDDILWGLGMGCDGIVDVLIESVPPARGPDALDFIDRSIAGRHHAVAALTCQQQGQIALGCKLLLRQDGTLQSDLPQGPHRQRIEAEARQALQSRKSRQVEIEEEGTDLPVFIEHIAPPLHLMIFGAGHDAVPLADAASRLGWSVSVIDHRPAFAKAERFPSADRVECLHPQEADDQIRPGPDCAAVVMTHNFPKDVEWMAWLLPSEVPYIGLLGPRARTDNLLDDLEKQGQQPSQQQLARLYGPVGLDIGADSPQEIALSILAEIRTVLSGRGAGFLRERPGPINDRP, encoded by the coding sequence ATGAAAGAACTGATCGAAATCTTAGGCAGGTACCGCGACATACGGCGCCAGGGAGAAGCGGCCGTTTTGGCCACGGTCGTACGGGTGGAAGGCTCGGCCTACCGGGGACCGGGAGCGCGCATGTTGTGGACGCCGCAAGGCGGAGCCACCGGATTTCTCAGCGGCGGATGCCTGGAGGGCGACGTCGCCGAACACGCGGTGGAAGTCGCGCAAAGCGGCGAGCCCCGCCTGGTGCGCTATGACATGACCTCGCCCGACGACATCCTGTGGGGACTGGGAATGGGCTGTGACGGAATCGTCGACGTGCTCATCGAGTCGGTTCCTCCGGCCCGTGGACCCGACGCCCTCGACTTCATTGACCGCAGCATTGCCGGCCGGCACCATGCGGTGGCGGCCCTGACCTGCCAGCAGCAGGGACAGATCGCCCTGGGTTGCAAGCTGCTGCTGCGCCAGGACGGAACGCTGCAAAGCGACTTGCCCCAAGGCCCCCATCGCCAACGCATCGAAGCGGAGGCCCGGCAAGCGTTGCAAAGCCGCAAGAGCCGCCAGGTCGAGATCGAAGAGGAGGGAACAGACCTGCCGGTTTTCATCGAGCACATCGCACCGCCCCTTCACCTCATGATCTTCGGCGCCGGACATGACGCCGTGCCTCTGGCGGACGCGGCTTCACGCTTGGGCTGGAGCGTCAGCGTCATCGACCATCGTCCGGCTTTCGCCAAGGCCGAGCGCTTTCCTTCAGCCGACCGGGTGGAATGCCTGCATCCTCAGGAGGCTGACGACCAGATCAGGCCGGGCCCGGACTGCGCTGCCGTCGTCATGACCCACAACTTCCCCAAGGACGTGGAATGGATGGCCTGGCTGTTGCCGTCCGAGGTGCCCTACATCGGGCTGCTGGGCCCCAGGGCCCGTACCGACAACCTGCTGGACGACCTGGAGAAGCAGGGCCAGCAGCCCAGCCAGCAACAACTTGCCCGCCTCTACGGTCCCGTGGGACTCGACATCGGTGCCGACTCGCCCCAGGAGATCGCACTTTCCATCCTGGCTGAAATACGCACCGTCCTCAGCGGACGCGGAGCCGGCTTTCTGCGTGAACGCCCCGGCCCCATCAACGACCGGCCCTGA
- a CDS encoding sigma-54 dependent transcriptional regulator — MGDETRVLVVDDEALWRNNLEMLLEDWGCEVTLASSGAEAVKKLDEAPQDLVLTDVRMPGMDGLEVLAELRKRHPHLPVVLVTAEDDIRKAVKAMQGGAADYVSKDDRLESLLKEVLDKIETRRRAASKAAAQRESGFGDFIGTSEVMKEVYQQIESVAPSAVPVLVTGESGTGKELVARTLHSLSPRAAESFIAVNSAAIPHELLESEVFGHEKGAFTGAVSARAGCFELAHQGTLFLDEIGEMPMALQPKLLRVLEDGRVRRLGGSREFGVDVRVVAATNRDPKSAIEDGNLREDLFFRLNVFQVELPPLRERGNDLKLLAEYFAERFGQRYKVPKSRLSSQALDHMRRYTWPGNVRELRNAMERAVVLAKGEDIQVENLPPSVRNLDEPVSVDVGFPVGTTIADAEKALILKTLESTGNNKQRASELLGVDVKTVRNKLHKYGMA, encoded by the coding sequence ATGGGAGACGAAACCCGAGTATTGGTTGTGGACGACGAGGCCCTCTGGCGCAACAACCTCGAGATGCTGCTGGAGGACTGGGGCTGTGAAGTCACTTTGGCCTCCAGCGGAGCCGAAGCGGTCAAAAAGCTGGATGAGGCCCCTCAGGACCTTGTGCTGACCGACGTGCGCATGCCTGGAATGGACGGCCTGGAGGTCTTGGCTGAGCTGCGCAAGCGCCATCCCCACCTGCCCGTCGTTCTGGTGACGGCCGAAGACGACATACGCAAGGCCGTCAAGGCCATGCAGGGAGGCGCCGCCGATTACGTCAGCAAGGACGACCGGCTGGAGTCGCTCCTCAAAGAGGTGCTGGACAAGATCGAAACCCGCCGCCGGGCCGCCTCCAAAGCCGCCGCCCAGCGCGAGTCCGGATTCGGAGACTTCATCGGCACCAGCGAGGTGATGAAGGAGGTCTACCAGCAGATCGAATCGGTGGCTCCCAGCGCCGTCCCGGTGTTGGTGACCGGCGAGAGCGGAACGGGAAAGGAACTCGTGGCGCGCACCCTGCACAGCCTCAGCCCCCGCGCGGCCGAGTCGTTCATCGCCGTCAACTCGGCGGCCATTCCTCACGAACTCCTGGAAAGCGAGGTCTTCGGCCACGAGAAAGGCGCCTTCACGGGCGCCGTGTCGGCTCGCGCGGGATGTTTCGAATTGGCTCATCAGGGCACGCTCTTTCTGGACGAGATCGGCGAGATGCCCATGGCTTTGCAGCCCAAATTGCTGCGCGTGCTGGAAGACGGACGCGTCCGCCGGCTGGGAGGCAGCCGCGAGTTCGGGGTGGACGTGCGGGTCGTTGCGGCTACCAACCGCGATCCCAAGAGCGCCATCGAGGACGGCAACTTGCGCGAAGATCTCTTCTTCCGCCTCAACGTCTTCCAGGTCGAATTGCCTCCCCTGAGGGAAAGAGGCAACGACCTCAAGCTCCTGGCCGAGTACTTCGCCGAACGTTTCGGACAGCGCTACAAGGTGCCGAAATCGCGATTGTCGTCACAAGCTTTGGACCATATGCGCCGCTATACTTGGCCCGGCAACGTGCGCGAGTTGCGCAACGCCATGGAGCGAGCCGTGGTGCTGGCCAAAGGGGAAGACATACAGGTCGAGAACCTGCCCCCCTCGGTCCGCAACCTGGACGAACCCGTTTCCGTGGACGTCGGCTTTCCCGTGGGCACCACCATCGCCGACGCTGAGAAGGCACTCATTCTCAAGACATTGGAGAGCACCGGCAACAACAAGCAGCGGGCTTCCGAACTGCTTGGCGTCGATGTGAAGACGGTGCGCAACAAGCTGCACAAGTACGGAATGGCTTAA
- a CDS encoding ATP-binding protein, translated as MKTWRHMTIRLRIWFGYLIVISALGLAMLVQRSALGEFSDVIDGLQRGVLLPISGISEVQDRLDRLDAQMNFYLQRADYQLSDELRKLVRESENEFWAASLREQEQRIEEVGREIRGLVAAIDQWFGDFKEDGLERVPEPQRDSFPAIERMWRQHQKDTLITVDEVGSRNLQGAKVRFQVWESEQEILEGALDRFKEALRQYALTEVATTEEKSQLLNWLVPLLTLLAMAVSLSVPFWLGQSISKRLNQLNAAHKRWMQEDFDYRVEDRANDELRDLAVSANQMAERLSELDDLKRDFISHVSHELKSPLNSMLSAIRMMQLERAGEVSERQQKLLRGMQETGDRLSRSIVNLLDFSRIEAGIFAVRPAAEDLVAVLESYLDEVEPRVQESGLGLQRDVCRRPAPVLCDRSRIQQVLANFLDNAIKFSPPEAVIEVSLQCHKRRPKLPEMTFGHRPGRRQPVVVVSVSDAGPGIPSEKRGEIFSKFQQLESEHSRTGVGLGLAICRSIIEAHQGLIWAEESELGGSRFSFLLPLIPDEEQRQS; from the coding sequence ATGAAAACCTGGCGCCACATGACGATCCGTCTCAGAATTTGGTTCGGCTATCTCATCGTGATCTCTGCCCTGGGACTGGCCATGCTGGTCCAGAGAAGTGCGCTGGGCGAGTTTTCAGACGTCATCGACGGCCTGCAAAGAGGCGTACTCCTGCCTATTTCCGGCATCAGCGAAGTGCAGGATCGGCTCGACCGCCTGGATGCGCAGATGAATTTCTATCTGCAGCGCGCGGACTACCAGTTGTCGGACGAACTGAGAAAGCTGGTCAGAGAGTCCGAAAACGAGTTCTGGGCTGCCAGCTTGAGAGAGCAAGAGCAGAGGATCGAGGAGGTGGGGCGGGAGATTCGCGGACTGGTGGCCGCCATTGATCAGTGGTTTGGCGACTTCAAAGAGGACGGGCTGGAGAGGGTCCCGGAACCCCAACGCGATTCCTTTCCAGCCATTGAACGCATGTGGAGGCAGCACCAGAAGGACACGCTGATCACGGTGGACGAAGTTGGAAGCCGGAACCTTCAGGGCGCCAAGGTGCGCTTCCAGGTCTGGGAGTCGGAACAGGAGATCTTGGAGGGAGCTCTAGACCGTTTTAAAGAGGCGCTTCGTCAGTATGCCCTCACCGAAGTAGCCACCACGGAAGAGAAGTCGCAGCTTCTGAACTGGCTGGTGCCCCTGTTGACTTTGCTGGCCATGGCTGTCAGTCTTTCGGTCCCCTTTTGGCTGGGGCAAAGCATCTCGAAACGATTGAATCAGCTCAACGCGGCCCACAAGCGCTGGATGCAGGAGGATTTTGATTACCGGGTGGAGGACAGGGCCAACGACGAGCTGCGCGACCTGGCCGTGTCGGCCAATCAAATGGCAGAGCGGCTCAGCGAACTCGACGACCTGAAGCGAGATTTCATCTCCCACGTCTCCCACGAGCTGAAGTCGCCCCTCAACTCCATGCTCAGCGCCATCCGCATGATGCAGTTGGAACGCGCCGGAGAAGTCAGCGAAAGGCAGCAGAAACTTCTGCGCGGCATGCAGGAAACGGGAGACCGCCTCTCCCGCAGCATCGTCAACCTGCTCGATTTTTCCCGCATCGAGGCCGGAATCTTTGCCGTCCGCCCGGCTGCCGAAGATCTGGTTGCCGTGCTCGAGTCCTATCTGGACGAGGTGGAGCCTCGGGTCCAGGAATCGGGTCTTGGACTGCAGCGGGACGTTTGCCGGCGACCTGCACCTGTGCTCTGCGACCGCAGCCGCATCCAGCAGGTGCTGGCCAACTTCCTCGACAACGCCATCAAGTTCTCACCCCCTGAAGCCGTCATCGAGGTCAGCCTGCAGTGCCACAAGCGACGGCCGAAACTGCCTGAGATGACCTTCGGACATCGACCAGGCCGCCGCCAGCCCGTGGTCGTGGTCAGCGTTTCCGATGCCGGGCCCGGAATTCCCAGCGAAAAGCGAGGAGAGATCTTCTCCAAGTTCCAGCAACTGGAATCGGAACATTCTCGAACGGGAGTGGGTTTGGGACTGGCCATCTGCCGCAGCATCATCGAGGCTCATCAAGGCTTGATCTGGGCGGAGGAGAGCGAACTGGGCGGAAGCCGCTTCTCCTTTCTGTTGCCCCTGATCCCCGACGAAGAGCAGAGACAGTCTTGA